A genomic window from Flavobacterium johnsoniae includes:
- a CDS encoding SRPBCC domain-containing protein: protein MEKKTKIHAEDNRQDLFITREFDLSVELLFKAYIEPEIVAQWMGTKVVKLENKKHGGWEFETSDPSGNVVFKAHGTIHDIIPNEKIVRTFEMDNANFAPQLEFLEFEKLTEETSKLTMQIIYKSIEHRLTQLKLPFAQGLNMAHNRLEEIVTKLK from the coding sequence ATGGAAAAAAAGACAAAAATTCACGCTGAAGATAACAGACAAGATCTTTTCATTACAAGAGAATTTGATCTTTCGGTAGAACTTTTATTTAAAGCATATATTGAGCCAGAAATCGTAGCACAATGGATGGGAACAAAAGTTGTGAAACTCGAAAATAAAAAACATGGCGGATGGGAATTTGAAACTAGTGATCCATCTGGAAATGTAGTTTTTAAAGCGCACGGTACCATTCATGATATAATTCCAAATGAGAAAATTGTCCGCACTTTTGAAATGGATAATGCAAACTTTGCGCCTCAATTGGAGTTTTTAGAATTCGAAAAATTAACTGAGGAAACAAGTAAATTAACTATGCAGATTATTTACAAATCGATCGAACATAGATTGACGCAGCTTAAACTGCCATTTGCTCAAGGTTTAAATATGGCACACAACAGATTGGAAGAAATTGTAACTAAACTAAAATAA
- a CDS encoding DoxX family protein — protein sequence MSKRNKIIYWIATLWLALGMTSTGIVQLIPLKEEAEMIKHLGYPLYFLTLLGVWKLLGVIAILIPKFGLLKEWAYAGFFFAMSGAVISHLAVGDDASALFGPILLIVLTVISWYFRPENRKCSSN from the coding sequence ATGAGTAAAAGAAACAAGATTATCTATTGGATTGCTACGCTTTGGCTGGCATTAGGAATGACTTCTACAGGAATTGTACAGCTTATACCATTAAAAGAAGAAGCTGAAATGATAAAACATTTAGGCTATCCGCTTTACTTTTTGACTCTTTTAGGCGTTTGGAAACTTTTAGGCGTAATTGCAATTTTAATTCCGAAATTTGGTTTGTTGAAAGAATGGGCCTATGCCGGTTTTTTCTTTGCAATGTCTGGAGCTGTAATTTCTCATTTAGCTGTTGGAGATGATGCTTCGGCACTTTTTGGACCAATTTTATTAATTGTTTTAACCGTAATTTCTTGGTACTTCAGACCAGAGAATAGAAAGTGCAGTTCTAATTAA
- a CDS encoding DUF4256 domain-containing protein, with the protein MKKELTINEQEEILSTLEKRFEKNKNRHENLDWSKIETKLKANPEKLWSLEQMESTEGEPDVIGYDKNTDEYLFVDCVSESPKGRRSVCYDHEALEKRKEHKPANSAINMAEEMGIEILNEEQYKELQKLGKFDTKTSSWILTPPEIRKLGGAIFSDFRYNTVFVYHNGADSYYAARGFRGLLRV; encoded by the coding sequence ATGAAAAAAGAATTGACAATAAACGAGCAAGAGGAAATTTTAAGTACGCTTGAGAAACGTTTTGAGAAAAATAAAAATCGTCATGAAAATCTGGATTGGTCTAAAATTGAAACCAAACTAAAAGCAAATCCAGAAAAATTATGGTCGCTTGAACAAATGGAAAGTACTGAAGGCGAACCAGATGTTATTGGTTATGACAAAAATACGGATGAATACCTTTTTGTAGACTGCGTTTCAGAAAGTCCAAAAGGCAGAAGAAGTGTTTGTTACGATCATGAAGCGCTTGAAAAAAGAAAAGAACACAAACCCGCAAACAGCGCCATAAACATGGCAGAAGAAATGGGAATTGAAATCTTAAATGAAGAACAATATAAAGAATTACAAAAACTAGGAAAATTTGATACCAAAACGTCCAGTTGGATTTTGACTCCGCCAGAAATTAGAAAACTGGGTGGTGCTATTTTTTCAGATTTTAGATATAACACTGTTTTTGTGTATCATAATGGCGCAGATTCGTATTATGCCGCGAGAGGTTTTCGTGGTTTATTAAGAGTTTAA
- a CDS encoding DUF2200 domain-containing protein, translating to MKTDRIYKILFSSVYPLYIQKVEKKERTKEELDTVIKWLTGYNDKQLEEQIEKKVDFQTFFAEAPQLNPNASKITGVICGYRVEEIEDPLIQKLRYLDKLVDELAKGKKMEKILRE from the coding sequence ATGAAAACCGACAGAATTTACAAAATATTATTTTCTAGCGTTTATCCTTTATACATTCAAAAAGTAGAAAAGAAAGAGCGTACTAAAGAAGAATTAGATACTGTAATAAAATGGTTAACAGGATATAATGACAAACAACTTGAAGAACAAATTGAAAAGAAAGTAGATTTTCAAACTTTCTTTGCTGAAGCTCCGCAACTCAATCCGAATGCTTCAAAAATTACTGGAGTTATCTGCGGTTATCGTGTAGAAGAAATCGAAGATCCGTTAATTCAAAAACTAAGATATCTAGATAAATTAGTTGACGAATTAGCGAAAGGAAAAAAAATGGAAAAGATTTTAAGAGAATAA
- a CDS encoding VOC family protein: MENNSNEITPKVTGIGGIFFFLDNPKETKDWYAKNLGLEINDWGSASFESRNLENPEQIESTQWCPFKKGDEYFSPSKKDFMVNYRVQNIEGLLEKLKANGVTVLDDIETYDYGKFVHIMDTEGNKIELWEPA, translated from the coding sequence ATGGAAAATAATTCAAATGAAATTACACCAAAAGTCACAGGAATTGGCGGAATTTTCTTTTTTCTAGACAATCCGAAAGAAACTAAAGATTGGTATGCAAAAAATTTAGGGTTAGAAATAAACGATTGGGGTTCTGCAAGTTTTGAATCTCGAAATTTAGAAAATCCCGAGCAAATTGAATCGACGCAATGGTGTCCTTTTAAAAAAGGTGATGAGTATTTTTCTCCTTCTAAAAAAGATTTCATGGTGAATTACCGCGTTCAAAATATTGAAGGACTTTTAGAAAAACTAAAAGCAAACGGAGTTACTGTTTTAGACGATATCGAGACTTACGATTACGGAAAATTTGTTCATATAATGGATACAGAAGGCAATAAAATTGAACTTTGGGAACCAGCATAA
- the map gene encoding type I methionyl aminopeptidase, producing MSITTEAELIGMKKASEAVAFTLKEMRKFAKAGMSTKELDDYGGQILNALGAKSAPYLTYGFPGWTCISVDNEFCHGIPSDKRILKEGDLINIDVSAELGGFWSDNGGSFVIGSDVNEHQKLVEASKDILHKAIYNIKGGVRISDIGFLIETEAKKRGYKVIKNLTGHGVGRSLHEAPHEIANYRDRFNQTRFKKNSVVAIETFISTTSTYAETLQDGWTMVGNKGGFMAQHEHTIVVTDGKPIILTEMNEIWN from the coding sequence ATGTCAATAACAACAGAAGCAGAATTAATCGGAATGAAAAAAGCGAGTGAAGCAGTTGCTTTTACTTTAAAAGAAATGAGAAAATTTGCTAAAGCCGGAATGTCAACAAAAGAATTAGACGATTATGGCGGACAAATTCTCAACGCTTTAGGAGCTAAATCTGCACCATATTTGACTTATGGTTTTCCGGGTTGGACTTGCATTAGTGTTGATAACGAATTTTGCCACGGAATTCCATCTGATAAAAGAATTCTAAAAGAAGGAGATTTAATAAATATTGATGTTTCTGCCGAATTAGGCGGTTTTTGGTCAGATAACGGCGGTTCTTTTGTGATTGGATCTGATGTAAACGAGCATCAAAAATTGGTTGAAGCTTCAAAAGATATTTTGCACAAAGCCATTTATAACATCAAAGGCGGCGTTCGCATTTCTGACATCGGTTTTTTAATTGAAACTGAAGCTAAAAAACGTGGTTATAAAGTAATTAAAAACCTAACTGGACATGGAGTAGGGAGAAGTCTTCACGAAGCGCCACACGAAATTGCCAATTACAGAGATCGTTTTAATCAGACAAGATTTAAGAAGAATTCTGTTGTTGCCATTGAAACTTTTATCTCTACAACTTCAACTTATGCAGAAACTTTACAAGACGGCTGGACAATGGTGGGAAATAAAGGCGGATTTATGGCGCAACACGAACACACAATTGTTGTAACGGATGGAAAACCAATTATTCTGACCGAAATGAATGAAATTTGGAATTAA
- a CDS encoding SDR family oxidoreductase → MDSVLITGANRSIGLETAKQLSEKGFLVYLGSRDLAKGEEVVKDLNQKGFQNIKAIQIDVTNDESVLEAKNIVEKEQGKLDILINNAGILGDVPQDSSTTSVANIQNVFDTNFFGVIRVTQAFIELLKKSDNPRISNITSGLGSLTLHSDPTWKYYAFKAVSYVSSKTALNAFTITLAHELKDLGFKVNAIDPGYTATDFNHHSGPASVESAASFIIKHTLDEKGPTGKFYSPDIENESEESPW, encoded by the coding sequence ATGGATTCAGTATTAATTACAGGCGCAAATAGAAGCATAGGTTTAGAAACAGCAAAACAACTTTCAGAAAAAGGATTTTTAGTTTATTTAGGAAGTCGTGATCTTGCAAAAGGCGAAGAAGTTGTAAAAGATTTAAATCAAAAAGGATTTCAAAACATTAAAGCCATTCAAATTGATGTTACAAATGATGAAAGTGTTTTAGAAGCGAAAAATATTGTCGAAAAGGAGCAAGGCAAATTAGATATTTTAATTAATAATGCTGGAATTTTAGGCGATGTTCCGCAAGATTCGTCTACAACTTCTGTGGCAAATATTCAGAATGTTTTTGATACCAATTTTTTTGGAGTAATTAGAGTAACGCAAGCATTTATTGAGCTATTAAAAAAATCAGATAATCCAAGAATCAGTAATATTACTTCTGGTTTAGGTTCTTTGACTTTACACAGTGATCCAACATGGAAATATTATGCTTTTAAAGCAGTTTCTTATGTTTCTTCAAAAACAGCTTTAAATGCTTTTACTATCACTTTGGCGCATGAATTAAAAGATTTAGGTTTTAAAGTAAATGCAATCGATCCGGGTTATACCGCAACTGATTTTAACCATCATAGCGGACCTGCGAGTGTAGAAAGCGCAGCAAGTTTCATCATTAAACATACTTTAGATGAAAAAGGACCAACAGGAAAATTCTACAGCCCAGATATAGAAAACGAAAGCGAAGAAAGTCCTTGGTAA
- a CDS encoding Crp/Fnr family transcriptional regulator: MKELVNYILQFGNLNQQQINLILSKAQEREIRKEAYFSEAGKVSVEVGFILEGILRVCYYNNKGEEITKYFIDENNLVVDLESFDNNICSSAYVQAVTDCKMIVFSKKDWQELLDTIIGWDTIVHKIISKALMQKVARRSPLVSEDATTRYLSFMEMFPNVINRVPLSYLASYLGITQSSLSRIRKNIR; this comes from the coding sequence ATGAAAGAATTAGTAAATTATATATTGCAATTTGGCAATTTAAATCAGCAGCAAATTAATTTGATTTTATCTAAAGCTCAAGAAAGAGAAATTCGTAAAGAGGCTTATTTTTCTGAAGCAGGAAAGGTTTCTGTTGAAGTTGGTTTTATTTTAGAAGGAATTCTCAGAGTTTGTTATTACAACAATAAAGGCGAAGAAATCACAAAATACTTTATAGACGAAAATAATCTGGTTGTAGATTTAGAAAGTTTCGATAATAATATTTGTTCTTCGGCATATGTACAGGCAGTTACAGATTGTAAAATGATTGTTTTTTCTAAAAAAGATTGGCAAGAATTATTAGACACGATAATTGGTTGGGACACAATCGTTCATAAAATAATCTCGAAAGCTTTAATGCAGAAAGTTGCCAGAAGAAGTCCGCTGGTTTCGGAGGATGCCACAACGCGTTATTTGTCTTTTATGGAGATGTTTCCAAATGTAATCAATCGCGTGCCACTTTCTTATTTGGCTTCTTATTTAGGAATTACGCAATCTTCTTTGAGCAGAATTAGAAAAAATATTCGCTAA